A single genomic interval of Pontibacter deserti harbors:
- a CDS encoding ice-binding family protein, whose amino-acid sequence MGSLVKNVLLLAAVFFSVIASTMAQGLSLGSAAAFNVLASKKVANNGSTVVQGDVGVGTGAILTGFAPGSIKGATHINDAVSLNALSDLSASYTTYSQKPADQVLPNTISDQAFTAGVYKINGSAVIAGPIVLDANFNPNATFIFQITKGLQVNDNVTIALINGAKVNNVLWLVAEDAVIGNGAYLKGNLVAKNIITVRDDAAVLGRVMSINDAVYLSNNILSLPTDLSITKAKVVSSPAQKYAVGDIVTFKIEVKNLGPVDDESVMIRDVLPAGLSYVSSTTSKAGSTYDPSFGLWILDELKVGEVQTLTINARATMAGYIVNTATVAGSTVDENLTNNKSDADLCVVLSDAGEIQGPVAVCAGSTNTYNIKQIAGATYTWTVPSDWVITAGNRNSSEITVKIGNSSGTISVTVNNICGASPPSRLTVEVVKDVPPKAGPISGTLELCSGKATTYSIAPVAGASGYRWTLPAGWTMVSDNGTSITVTTDGDATTKQLSVVAYNMCGDGEPSTLNITPVLTIPVTPGAITGPSAVCATVASATYRINNVANASSYTWSVPAGWVILSGQGTTTITVKPTSQAGDVTVKAVNDCGESTAQKLTVTPVENPPLAPGAIKGTDIVCMGTSGLVYSIDAVPNAKGYTWTVPVGWTIVSGQNTPSITVTAGTGNGKITVVALNDCGSNGNSSKDVQVTQGLPAAPAAIRGTVYGCATQTATYTIDPVAGAQSYVWVVPAGWTIQSGQGTTSITVKVGSGTGTISVKAKGTCGEGPARTLNVQPQVTPPASPSTINGPAEVCAGQTGITYSVAAITGVTSYTWTVPTGWTIVSGQGTTSIKVTAGATNGNISVTATNDCGTSTAKALAVKVSTEAPATPGAISGLATVCSGQAGITYSIAAVTGATSYEWSAPGWTILSGQGTTSITLSAATTGTTITVTAKNACGNTSSTSKQVQVTNAVPAAPTAIKGTPYGCANLTATYSIDPVTGAQSYAWTVPTGWTIQSGQGTTTITVKASSEAGAISVKAKGNCGDGPATTLNVQPQVIKPATPAAISGPSEACQGQTDLTYSVAAIAGVTTYTWTVPTGWTIVSGQGTTTIKVKAGNSNGNVTVTAANDCGTSDAQTKAVTVSTAAPASPGEITGSATVCSGQTGITYSIAAVTGATSYEWSAPGWTVVSGQGTTQITLATGSAGTTITVTAKNACGNTSSSTKQVQVTDQLPSASAAIRGTAYGCATQTATYTIDPVAGAIGYTWTVPTGWTIVSGQNTTSISVKVGSGTGTISVKAKGTCGEGPATTLNVQPQVTLPNPPAAINGPVEVCKAQANLTYSVAAIAGVSAYTWTVPAGWTIVSGQGTTTIKVTAGATNGNISVTATNDCGTSTAKVLAVKVSTEAPATPGAISGPATVCGGQANLTYSIAAVTGATSYEWSAPGWTIVSGQGTASITVSAGSTGTTISVIAKNACGNTSPVQITTVITQSAPAKPGTITGTTAACVGKEQTFSVPAVAGATSYIWIVPTGWTIVSQNGNSIVVKAGTTAGNISVTATNGCGTGPASTVAVTSITGAISGVTGITGSAITCAGSNTTFTVPAGTGVTKYNWEVPTGWTIVSGQGTTTITVKAGTAPGNVKLTASNDCGFVAVSKAVEANTAIPASPGTITGSASGCSGSTQKYSIAAVSGAVSYTWSVPQGWTITGGQGTTTIDVQAGTTSGQVTVTATNSCGNSSSSSTKTVTITNSAPVAGTITGTTAICGTTSGLVYSVAPVAGATSYTWSVPAGWSIAAGQGTNSITVNAGTAGGEIKVMAANTCGQGANSTLAVTMPTPLPAPGPIAGFMDACSSIPTTTYSIDPVAGATGYAWELPLGWTLVAGQGTTTVTVGVTSAPGTIKVKAVNACSQSTFSQLQVQPVSSKPLKPASINGPANACTGRNVTYTISEVADASSYTWIVPATWKIVTGQGTNQITVTAGALGGVVEVMANNGCGSSENAAIQVRVNEMGAMGEIQDLSSPCEGLKYMVAPVDGATSYNWSLPEGWTIVAGEGTNIIMVNAGRKDGTISVVADNGTCGTVPSTIMSDKSKAETIIDVPNVFSPNNDGTHDTWVIKSLEKFPDNDITILNRWGTEVYKAKSYKNNWTGDNLAEGTYYYVARVKLCDGTDRMLKGYVMIVR is encoded by the coding sequence CCCGGAAGTATAAAAGGTGCCACACATATCAACGATGCCGTTTCACTTAATGCCCTTTCCGACCTTTCTGCCAGTTATACAACCTACTCTCAAAAACCCGCTGATCAGGTTCTGCCAAATACTATCAGTGATCAGGCCTTTACTGCAGGAGTTTACAAAATAAACGGATCAGCTGTAATTGCCGGTCCTATTGTGCTCGATGCCAATTTCAACCCGAATGCTACCTTCATCTTTCAGATAACCAAAGGCCTGCAGGTAAACGATAATGTAACAATAGCGCTTATAAACGGGGCTAAAGTAAACAATGTGCTTTGGCTGGTAGCTGAAGATGCTGTAATTGGTAATGGTGCATACCTGAAAGGTAACCTGGTAGCGAAGAACATCATCACGGTACGTGATGATGCAGCCGTACTTGGTAGGGTAATGAGTATAAACGATGCTGTATACTTGAGCAATAACATCCTGTCGCTCCCAACAGATCTTAGCATTACAAAAGCTAAAGTTGTCAGCTCGCCAGCTCAGAAGTATGCTGTAGGTGATATTGTAACTTTTAAGATAGAAGTAAAGAACCTGGGCCCGGTAGATGATGAATCTGTTATGATTCGTGATGTATTGCCGGCTGGTTTGAGCTATGTATCTTCCACAACAAGCAAAGCCGGCTCAACATACGATCCGTCTTTTGGCCTTTGGATATTGGATGAGCTGAAAGTAGGCGAAGTGCAAACTTTAACTATAAATGCACGCGCTACTATGGCAGGTTATATTGTAAATACTGCAACTGTAGCCGGCTCCACTGTAGACGAAAACCTGACTAATAATAAATCTGATGCAGACCTATGCGTTGTGCTTTCTGATGCCGGCGAAATTCAGGGGCCGGTAGCTGTTTGTGCGGGCAGTACCAACACCTATAACATAAAGCAGATTGCCGGTGCCACTTATACCTGGACAGTGCCATCTGATTGGGTGATAACAGCCGGAAACAGAAATTCTTCAGAGATAACAGTAAAGATTGGAAATTCTTCAGGTACCATATCTGTAACAGTTAATAACATTTGCGGCGCCAGCCCCCCAAGCAGACTAACTGTAGAAGTGGTAAAGGACGTTCCGCCAAAGGCAGGGCCTATCTCCGGTACATTGGAATTGTGTTCTGGTAAAGCAACAACATATAGCATTGCACCAGTGGCAGGAGCTTCCGGATACCGCTGGACATTGCCAGCCGGATGGACCATGGTGAGCGATAACGGAACATCTATAACAGTTACTACTGATGGCGATGCCACTACAAAACAACTAAGTGTAGTAGCTTACAATATGTGTGGCGACGGTGAACCAAGTACGCTGAATATTACACCAGTACTTACCATACCAGTTACACCCGGGGCCATTACTGGCCCTTCAGCCGTTTGTGCTACAGTAGCATCTGCCACTTACCGCATTAACAATGTAGCAAATGCCAGCAGCTATACCTGGTCGGTACCTGCCGGCTGGGTAATCTTAAGCGGGCAGGGAACTACCACTATCACTGTAAAGCCAACTTCTCAGGCAGGTGATGTTACAGTAAAGGCAGTTAATGATTGCGGTGAGAGTACTGCACAAAAATTGACAGTTACACCCGTTGAGAACCCGCCACTTGCCCCTGGTGCCATTAAAGGCACAGATATAGTTTGTATGGGTACTTCAGGATTGGTTTATAGTATAGATGCCGTACCAAATGCAAAAGGCTATACCTGGACAGTTCCTGTTGGTTGGACAATTGTTTCGGGACAGAATACACCAAGTATAACAGTAACAGCTGGCACCGGAAACGGTAAAATAACAGTAGTAGCCTTAAACGATTGCGGTTCTAACGGTAATAGCTCCAAAGATGTGCAGGTTACGCAGGGTTTACCTGCAGCACCGGCAGCAATCAGGGGTACAGTGTATGGTTGCGCTACACAGACGGCCACTTATACTATTGATCCGGTAGCCGGTGCTCAAAGCTATGTATGGGTAGTGCCAGCGGGCTGGACCATCCAAAGCGGTCAGGGCACGACTTCCATTACAGTAAAAGTAGGCTCAGGCACAGGTACTATTTCAGTAAAGGCCAAAGGAACTTGCGGCGAAGGCCCTGCCCGCACGCTGAATGTGCAGCCGCAGGTAACTCCGCCTGCTTCTCCTTCCACAATCAATGGCCCTGCTGAAGTTTGTGCTGGCCAGACAGGCATAACCTATAGTGTAGCTGCCATTACGGGAGTTACCTCCTATACCTGGACAGTGCCAACTGGCTGGACAATTGTTTCAGGACAAGGTACGACAAGTATAAAAGTAACAGCAGGTGCTACAAACGGGAACATTTCGGTAACGGCAACCAACGACTGTGGTACCAGCACCGCAAAAGCTCTGGCTGTGAAAGTATCTACCGAGGCGCCTGCCACCCCGGGAGCAATTTCAGGACTTGCAACTGTATGTAGCGGTCAGGCAGGTATAACTTATAGCATTGCCGCCGTTACGGGAGCAACTTCTTATGAATGGTCTGCTCCAGGCTGGACCATCTTGTCAGGGCAAGGAACAACAAGTATAACTTTATCAGCTGCAACTACAGGTACAACTATAACAGTAACAGCGAAGAATGCCTGTGGCAATACAAGCAGCACATCAAAGCAAGTGCAAGTAACAAACGCGGTTCCAGCAGCTCCAACTGCCATAAAAGGTACTCCTTATGGTTGTGCTAATCTTACTGCGACTTATTCCATTGACCCGGTTACAGGTGCGCAAAGCTATGCCTGGACAGTGCCGACAGGATGGACGATTCAGAGTGGTCAGGGTACAACAACTATAACCGTTAAAGCAAGTTCAGAAGCAGGAGCGATCTCTGTGAAAGCAAAGGGTAACTGTGGAGATGGTCCGGCAACAACTTTAAATGTACAGCCACAAGTAATAAAACCAGCAACACCTGCTGCAATCAGCGGTCCATCAGAAGCTTGCCAAGGACAAACAGATCTGACTTATAGTGTGGCTGCCATAGCAGGTGTAACAACTTATACCTGGACGGTTCCAACTGGCTGGACAATAGTTAGCGGTCAAGGCACAACAACTATAAAGGTTAAAGCAGGTAACAGCAACGGCAATGTAACTGTAACAGCTGCCAACGATTGCGGAACAAGCGATGCTCAAACCAAAGCAGTTACTGTTTCAACGGCAGCACCAGCTTCACCGGGGGAAATTACTGGTTCTGCTACAGTGTGTTCCGGCCAGACAGGTATCACTTATAGTATAGCAGCAGTAACAGGTGCTACGTCTTATGAGTGGAGCGCGCCGGGTTGGACCGTAGTTTCAGGACAAGGTACTACACAAATTACACTTGCAACAGGGAGTGCCGGAACAACAATAACTGTAACTGCAAAGAATGCCTGCGGTAACACAAGTAGCAGTACAAAACAGGTTCAGGTTACAGATCAGCTTCCATCAGCGTCTGCAGCTATCAGGGGTACAGCGTATGGTTGCGCTACGCAAACAGCTACGTATACTATTGATCCGGTAGCTGGTGCTATTGGTTATACCTGGACAGTGCCTACTGGTTGGACAATAGTTTCAGGACAGAACACCACCTCCATCTCAGTAAAAGTGGGCTCAGGCACAGGTACTATTTCAGTAAAGGCCAAAGGAACTTGCGGCGAAGGCCCGGCTACCACTTTAAACGTACAGCCACAGGTAACTCTACCTAATCCACCGGCAGCAATCAATGGTCCTGTAGAAGTTTGTAAAGCACAGGCCAACCTTACTTATAGTGTAGCTGCTATTGCCGGAGTTTCTGCTTATACCTGGACGGTACCTGCAGGTTGGACTATAGTTTCAGGACAAGGCACGACAACTATAAAAGTAACAGCAGGTGCTACAAACGGAAACATTTCGGTAACGGCTACCAACGACTGCGGCACCAGCACGGCAAAAGTTCTTGCTGTGAAAGTATCTACCGAGGCACCGGCCACACCGGGAGCAATTTCAGGACCAGCCACTGTTTGCGGTGGTCAGGCAAACTTAACGTATAGTATAGCTGCGGTTACGGGAGCTACTTCTTATGAGTGGAGTGCTCCGGGCTGGACAATCGTATCAGGTCAGGGTACTGCAAGTATAACTGTATCAGCAGGCAGCACAGGAACTACAATCTCAGTTATCGCAAAAAATGCCTGCGGCAACACAAGCCCGGTGCAGATAACAACTGTCATTACACAATCAGCTCCAGCTAAACCAGGAACTATAACCGGAACAACTGCAGCATGTGTGGGTAAAGAGCAAACCTTCAGTGTGCCGGCGGTGGCAGGAGCAACCAGTTATATCTGGATAGTACCAACAGGCTGGACAATTGTTTCTCAGAACGGTAATTCAATTGTAGTAAAAGCAGGAACAACGGCAGGCAATATAAGTGTAACAGCTACAAATGGTTGTGGCACAGGACCTGCCTCTACAGTAGCAGTAACATCTATAACAGGTGCTATATCAGGAGTAACTGGTATAACTGGCTCTGCCATTACTTGTGCCGGCAGTAATACTACTTTTACAGTACCTGCAGGTACTGGTGTTACCAAATATAACTGGGAGGTGCCAACTGGCTGGACAATAGTTTCAGGGCAAGGCACAACTACCATAACTGTAAAAGCAGGCACAGCACCAGGTAACGTGAAGCTTACCGCATCTAATGATTGCGGTTTTGTAGCGGTGTCTAAAGCAGTTGAAGCAAATACAGCTATTCCTGCGAGTCCGGGTACAATTACCGGTAGCGCAAGCGGATGTTCTGGTAGCACTCAAAAGTATAGTATAGCAGCAGTAAGCGGAGCGGTTAGCTATACCTGGTCAGTACCGCAGGGCTGGACAATAACCGGCGGGCAAGGTACTACAACTATAGATGTACAGGCAGGCACAACAAGCGGACAAGTAACGGTAACAGCTACCAACTCTTGCGGTAACAGCAGCTCATCATCAACTAAAACAGTAACAATAACAAACAGCGCACCGGTAGCAGGCACCATAACCGGAACAACTGCTATATGCGGAACAACAAGCGGGCTGGTTTATAGTGTAGCGCCGGTAGCTGGCGCAACATCTTATACCTGGTCAGTTCCGGCAGGCTGGAGCATTGCCGCAGGTCAGGGTACAAACAGCATTACGGTAAATGCCGGTACTGCAGGCGGCGAAATAAAAGTAATGGCTGCGAATACGTGCGGTCAGGGTGCTAACAGTACATTAGCTGTAACAATGCCAACTCCACTTCCTGCCCCAGGCCCGATAGCTGGATTTATGGATGCCTGCAGTTCGATACCAACAACAACTTATAGTATAGATCCGGTTGCTGGCGCTACAGGATATGCTTGGGAGCTGCCTTTAGGCTGGACATTGGTGGCAGGACAGGGTACAACAACTGTAACAGTTGGGGTAACCAGCGCACCAGGTACTATAAAAGTAAAAGCTGTAAATGCATGTAGCCAGAGTACATTCAGCCAGTTACAGGTGCAGCCTGTATCAAGCAAACCACTTAAGCCGGCAAGTATAAACGGTCCTGCAAATGCGTGTACCGGACGAAATGTAACCTATACGATAAGCGAAGTAGCTGATGCATCTTCTTATACCTGGATAGTACCTGCAACTTGGAAAATAGTAACAGGGCAGGGCACAAACCAGATAACGGTAACAGCAGGTGCGCTCGGAGGAGTTGTAGAAGTAATGGCAAACAACGGTTGCGGGTCCAGCGAAAATGCAGCTATTCAGGTGCGTGTAAATGAGATGGGCGCCATGGGCGAGATACAGGATCTGAGCTCACCTTGCGAGGGGCTGAAGTATATGGTAGCTCCTGTTGATGGCGCAACTTCTTATAATTGGTCGTTACCGGAAGGTTGGACAATAGTAGCAGGTGAAGGCACAAATATTATCATGGTAAATGCAGGCAGAAAAGATGGTACCATTAGCGTGGTAGCTGATAACGGAACCTGCGGCACCGTGCCATCAACCATCATGTCAGATAAATCGAAGGCTGAGACAATAATTGATGTGCCAAATGTTTTCTCGCCTAACAACGATGGTACACACGATACCTGGGTGATCAAGAGCCTCGAGAAATTCCCTGACAACGACATCACCATCCTGAACAGATGGGGAACAGAAGTATACAAAGCAAAATCCTACAAAAATAACTGGACCGGCGATAACCTGGCAGAGGGTACCTACTATTATGTTGCACGCGTGAAGCTATGCGACGGCACAGATAGAATGCTTAAAGGTTACGTGATGATTGTAAGATAA